A region of the Fibrobacter succinogenes genome:
TGACCTCGCCAAGTTGCGCAAGCGTACAGCAAAAACGATCGAGAATTTGGAAAAGAATTCTGCAAAATATTACGAAGATTTGAAAGCCAAGCCCGAAGAAAAGAAAGCTGAAATCATAAACAAAGAAGACGAAATCCTCGAAAATACGTATAACAGCATGTACGATTTTGAGTAGGCTATGGTTTCCCGCGGTTTTCTTGTAGTTCTTTTGTGCTTGCTGTTCGCCTTTTCGGGGTGCAGTGGCGCCTCGCACCGCAAAGGCTATGTTCGCGTGACAAAATCGTCTCGTGTTCAGAAAAAGGCTGAAATCGGTTACACTTTTTCGGGTGATGCCAGTTATTATGGCAAGGGTTTTGATGGAAAGAAAACTGCAAGCGGTGAAATCTTTGACCGAGATGATTTTACATGCGCGCATCGTTCGCTCCCGTTCGGGACAAAGTTAAAGGTGACTCGCATAAAGACGGGCGCTTCTGTTGTTGTGCGTGTCAATGACCGTGGACCTTATGCTAAAAAGCGTGTCTTGGATTTGAGCGAAGCCGCGGGGAAAGTTCTCGGTTTGGATAAGGCTGGCCACGCGCAGGTCACTGCGACTGTGATAGAATAGTTGTTGCGAGTGTAAATACCGCGCCCACCGTCATCCTCCGTTAGGAGGATCCATACAGTTCTGAATACGCTTGTATATTCTTTGAATCCAGCCAAGGAGTTGGGGCTTTAGCCTCGTCCTGTCAAATTTTTTTATAAAATATGAAAATGTCATCTTCTGACATCTTGTGATTCTATATTAGTGCACGTAATAACACTAAATGCCAAAAGGTGAAAAAATGAATCGCAAAGTAGTTAAAGTAAATAAGCATGTAGTCGAAATCCCTGAACAAAACCTTTG
Encoded here:
- a CDS encoding septal ring lytic transglycosylase RlpA family protein: MVSRGFLVVLLCLLFAFSGCSGASHRKGYVRVTKSSRVQKKAEIGYTFSGDASYYGKGFDGKKTASGEIFDRDDFTCAHRSLPFGTKLKVTRIKTGASVVVRVNDRGPYAKKRVLDLSEAAGKVLGLDKAGHAQVTATVIE